In the Arachis ipaensis cultivar K30076 chromosome B04, Araip1.1, whole genome shotgun sequence genome, gcccaaatccaagtccagaaggcagagaccagaggttatgaagtgggggaatgcatccattcgaggagagtctccaattagttagttttccatgatttagatttagttttgagagaggttctctcctctctctttaggattaggatttagaattaggattttattcactttcaggattatctctttaccaggttcaatattcctttttattattttctcaattttatttatgaattcttctatgttacggattactctttgaattaatgttatttgacgtatttcagtttaatattgctttcttttatttatgttacttttatccccaatctgaagacatttttattccagtagatttacttttcccctttcggtcttggttaagaaatcagtaacttaggagttatcaaactcaaacatgtttgataatcgttatctttgctaattgaattgaacttcaataatcccaatctttccttagggattaactaggatttgaggatctaactaattagtcacttgaccttcccttgctctagcaaaggttaactaagtggaattaagattcaattttcatcatcattgataaggataactaggataggacttctaatttctcataccttgccaaaagtgtgttttacagttatttatttaaattacagtcttttacttactttaattgcaatttaaattacttgttcctcaccttcaaaacaccaatttacaatcttcataaccaataataagaacatacttccctgcagttccttgagaagacgacccgaggtttaaatactttggttatcaatttatttaggggtttgttacttgtgacaaccaaaacgtttgtaagaaaggacttttgttggtttagaagctatacctgcaacgaggatttattctgaattctagaccacgcaaaagttctctcttcaagcataaacctatgattttgtgtaaaataaatgatgtttgatttattcaacataatcatgaaaattcactctaattacttacttattgtgcaagaaagtgcataaaacctaatgaaactagtgaaaaatgcttgtaaaactgacataagatgacttgtcatcaagtgcTGCTATGAAATATTGTTATTCATTGCTCCTTgatgtttgattttttctttttctttagctTAGgaacttatttttttaattgtagCTTAGTGTTCTGTATTGAGACAGCTATTTAGATAAGTTTTAAGTCAACACTCCCGATCCAGTTGGCTCAAGGTGTTGGGTGATAAAGCACCCTACAGACCTActaactcaagcctctccttaacacatacacaccacaggtgCTTAGCTTATTTTATTCTGTggacattggtgcccagcacctctttgggtcaatAAGTGCTTTGTCTTAAAGTAGcacttgatggtggactttcggttggcgatcccggattagttaatccaagtttccgggtgatgaagcaccccttagaacctagttatccaagcttatctttgtaaAATAACATCACAAGCATATATAAAAAATCTCaagccattggtgcctagccttgtttatttctttttgtttctttctcttgcattttctttctttctttcaaggaGATTTATTTACTCTGATTTCATATACATCAGCTAAATTCACACTCAAGGAACATTCCAACCCTTCACCTTTATTAGTGACCTTGGTAAACAATCAATCATATACCACCACTGAACCTTATTCTATTTCTTTTCAAATTGGACTATTACTCTTTTTGTTTCATCATTTTCTCTTATTTAATCAAAAGGGGACAAAGCATACATTTAAGGAGGATGAAAATGAAACAAGCACTCCAGATTAGAGCACTTAGATGACACTTAAAAGACAATGAACAAACAGAATGTAAACAAAGGCAAATTGATCAGCAGGGGCACAATTAGACTTCCAATTAAAACACTTCAAAGCAGATGCAGTTAattgacaatacaacctcttggtatCTTTCTGCTTAATTCTTTATCATTCTCCCTAATTTTTGCATTCTTCCTGGTGATGATGCGTAGCCCTTTTAAGAAGTTGAATGACTTCCTGCAATGAtaatggaagttgcttgtcccccaagcacttgaaagatggttagcatgcatgaatgtttgtaggcttttgaacttactttggtgtgtgaacaccaaacttagttccttgccaatgtcTGTTATCCAGCAGATTAATCGCATACATGAAACGTTGTGCTTTTATTAAGTAAGCTAGCTATAACTAAAAGTTAAGCAATTGTCAAGCAATTTCCCTGATTATTTTGGAGATTTTGACTCATGATGCTCTTTGGAAGGTCATTGTGTGTTTTGTAAGATCTcaggtggaacaccaaacttaaagtcaCACATTCACCCTTTTTACActcattttggtgtgcaacaccaaacttaacttcTAGCAATACAGGGAAATCTTGACTTTTTATTGAAAACTATGAAAAGAGagttacctctggttgggttggctcccaacaagcacttctttatcaTCATTAGCTTGACGTCCTTCATTCTGTTAGGGTGGCTGATGGTCATAATGTCTCAGCTTGTCCCCTCTCACTGTAAGCCTTCTTCCTGTGTTTTAATGGACAATTTCCGCATGCTCCAGTGAGACTATTCCGTTGACCATGTAATACTTATTAGAATGTGGAGATGTTTCTAACTTTTGGTAGATCAACTTCACTTTGTCTCCCTCTGAGAACCCTTCAGTTGGAATTCTCTTGTTTTTCTACCCTTTTACGaacctttttcttgttcttcttccctTTCCTTGAGGATTCTCCTTTCTTGGCAGCAAGCTTTATGTCAGGGGCCTTCTTCTTAGTTATCACTTCTGAAAACTATGTTTGCAATTCTTCTTCAACTCTCTCGTTCTCATGATCCTTCAACTTTTCTTCAGGCTCAAGTTTCTTTTCCAAGAGTGGATTTGTAAGCTCTAGAGATGGTTCCTTTGGCTTCTCCTTCCAATTTAAGTCATCCTCTTCAATCCTCATGTAGTCTTTCCTTTCAACAGGATATTGCATCTCTTTAAAGACATTGAGGATTATTTTCTTTTCGTGTGCCCTCAAGATaatttcttctttctctacatcaatgatggctcttactgtggctaggaaagatCTTCCCAATATGATAGAATCGCTTCCTTCTTCATCTAAATCCaggatcacaaaatctgctggaaatatgAACTTTCCCACCTTGACTAGGAGATTTTCTACCACTCCATTGGGTATGATGAGAGACTTATCAGCTAGTTGCAATGACATTCTTGTAGGCTTCACTTCCTCTATAGATAGCCTTCTCATCATAGACAGTGGCAACAGATTGATGCTTGAGCCTAAATCACATAAGGCCTTATCAATTGGCATGCTGCCAATGGTACACGATATAAAGAAACTCCtaggatccttgagttttggtggtaGGCCTTTATGAATCACTGCACTACACTCTTGAGTTAAGATCACAGTCTCTTTTTGtttccaacttctcttcttgttgatgagcTCCTTGAAGAATTTCGCATACAGTGGCATTTGCTCCAATGCCTCAGCCAGTGGGaggttgatttccagcttcttgaaaatCTCTAGGAACTTGGGAAATTGCTGGTCTTTGAGCTCTCTATGCATcctttgagggtatggcagaGGAGGGATATAAGGCTTCACCTCCTTTTTCCGCTCTTGTGGTTGTTCTTCCATGACTTGCTTTCCTTTTTTTAATGTTTGTGGTTCCTCTTTCTTCTTGAAATTTTCCTGATCACTCTTCTCTGCCTCTGTTGGTTCCTTGCTAGCACCTATGTCATTCTCCAcagtctttccactccttagctggattgctttgcattcttctttgggatttggaatggtatcacttgggaagGCATTGATTTGCCTTTCTGCTGTCTGCTTGGATAACTGCCCAATTTGTCTTTCCAGGTTCCTCATGGAAGCTTCTTAGTTCTTGTTGGCCAATTCTTGATTCTTTGCTAatttctccatcattatctccaagttggagattttTGGGATTCTTGAGGTGGTTGTGGTTGAGTGTGGGATATTGGTGGTTGGTGGAAGTTATTTTGGTTTAGTTGATGAGTTATTGGGTGGATGATAGGTGGATGTGGAGTAGTTGCTTTGTAGTTTTCTATAGGGATTTTGGTTAGttggttgatggttttggtgGTTTGTGTTGTGGGAGTTTCTTGGGTTAGAATTTCTTTGCCATGAGTTTTGATTTTCTCCCCACTTCAGATTGGGGTGGTTCCTCTAAAAGGAGTTGTAAGTGTCCCCATGGAACTCATTCTGTCTagatccttggttgtgcatatactgaacTTATTCAGGCTGCTGCTCTTCATAGCTTTCTTTATTTTGTCCCCACACAACTGGTGGTTGGTTTGCAGTGCTAACTACAGCTAGTTAAAGACCATCTATTctctttaccatcatctccatttGCTGTTGGATTTGTTGGTGCATTAATTTGTCTATGCCAAGATAGTGTCTTCACCTTCAAGCTCCAATACACCCTTCTTTGGAGTTGGAGTTGGTTGGTGTTGCCTTTGACGAGATTAGAAGTATCAGTTGTTTGCAATAGTATCTATGAGATTTGGACTTCTTCGGCTATTTTTATTAGCTGTTGTGAGCCTCTTGCAGAGtaatccaaagcctcttgagcctttagagtTAAGCCCTCATAGAAGTTCTGAAGTCTGACCCACTCACTAAACATGTCAGGTGGGCATTTTCTGATCAAGGATTTGTACCTCTCTCATGCCTCATAAagtgattctccatccatttgagtgaaagTTTGTACTTCTGTTTTCAGCCTGATAATTCTCTAAGGTGGGTAAAATTTAGCTAGGAATTTGCTCACCAAATCATCGCAGTTATTGATGCTTTCTTTGGGGAATGTCTCCAGCCATTGAGATGCCTTATCCCTCAAAGAGAATGGAAATAACAACAACATGTAGatatctggatgcacaccatttgtcttgactATTTTACATATCCTCAGAAAGACAGATAagtgttgatttggatcttcaagaggaccCCCTCTATAAGAGCAATTGTTCTGCACCAAAGTgataagttgaggcttcaactcaaagttattggcatggacatttggagtgagtatactgctcccacagttTCTTGGGTTGGGGATGGTGTAAGAGGCTAGAACTCTCCTTGGAGGTTGGCCATTATCATTGGCCACCTCCTCTGGTGGA is a window encoding:
- the LOC107636450 gene encoding uncharacterized protein LOC107636450 is translated as MEEQPQERKKEVKPYIPPLPYPQRMHRELKDQQFPKFLEIFKKLEINLPLAEALEQMPLYAKFFKELINKKRSWKQKETVILTQECSAVIHKGLPPKLKDPRSFFISCTIGSMPIDKALCDLGSSINLLPLSMMRRLSIEEVKPTRMSLQLADKSLIIPNGVVENLLVKVGKFIFPADFVILDLDEEGSDSIILGRSFLATMQYPVERKDYMRIEEDDLNWKEKPKEPSLELTNPLLEKKLEPEEKLKDHENERVEEELQT